In a single window of the Leptospira sanjuanensis genome:
- a CDS encoding acyl-CoA thioesterase yields MLEKTPSQSAAETRHIVMPDHANHYGTLFGGTLMSWIDMIAVMVAQRHCGKEAVTASVDRLNFIAPISVGDHVLLKASVNYTGKTSLEVGVQVSKENPYEGTTMRATTAYLTFVALNENKVPSPVPQIKPETEAELRRYKNALLRQESNRELLRKIRESK; encoded by the coding sequence ATGTTGGAAAAAACTCCCTCACAAAGCGCGGCGGAAACCAGGCATATCGTAATGCCGGATCACGCCAATCATTACGGAACCTTGTTCGGCGGAACTCTCATGAGTTGGATCGATATGATTGCGGTGATGGTCGCACAAAGACATTGCGGAAAGGAAGCGGTGACCGCGAGTGTGGATCGATTGAATTTTATCGCGCCGATTTCGGTCGGAGATCATGTCTTACTAAAAGCGAGCGTGAATTACACCGGGAAAACTTCCTTGGAAGTCGGCGTTCAGGTTTCGAAAGAGAATCCGTACGAAGGCACGACGATGAGGGCCACGACCGCCTATTTAACCTTTGTCGCGTTAAACGAAAATAAGGTTCCGTCTCCGGTTCCGCAGATCAAACCTGAAACGGAAGCCGAACTGCGGCGATATAAAAACGCCCTTCTTCGTCAGGAATCCAACCGCGAACTTTTACGAAAGATCAGGGAATCGAAATGA
- a CDS encoding GNAT family N-acetyltransferase: protein MKPSLQIRPSEPQDVDVVVPLIYSSGPAAWDFVFTQNEKTPFDFLRSSFIKRGNTISYTNHFVAEHQGEIVGAILSYRQPSFLLLNGGTALRIISVYGFAAPKVMGRGLTTEGMIKPPKPGRLYLGHIAVSEKHRGKGIGKELIRFMANRFPNFKTLSLDVSQKNEAAIALYKGLGFRTIEARAFSGPPGKIPDHYYMEVEASSLR from the coding sequence TTGAAACCTTCCCTTCAAATCCGTCCCTCCGAACCCCAAGACGTGGACGTCGTTGTTCCTTTGATTTATTCCTCCGGACCCGCAGCTTGGGATTTCGTATTCACGCAAAACGAGAAGACTCCTTTCGACTTTTTACGTTCTTCGTTTATCAAACGCGGCAATACGATCTCTTATACGAATCACTTCGTTGCCGAGCATCAGGGAGAAATCGTCGGCGCGATTCTCAGTTATCGTCAACCTTCCTTTTTACTGCTCAACGGAGGCACCGCGCTTCGTATTATTTCCGTATACGGTTTTGCCGCACCGAAGGTCATGGGCCGCGGCTTGACGACCGAAGGAATGATCAAACCTCCCAAGCCGGGAAGATTGTATCTCGGACATATCGCCGTTTCCGAAAAGCACAGAGGAAAGGGAATCGGCAAAGAACTGATTCGGTTTATGGCGAATCGGTTTCCGAATTTCAAAACGCTTTCTTTGGACGTTTCTCAAAAGAACGAAGCCGCCATCGCGCTTTACAAAGGGCTCGGTTTCCGGACGATCGAGGCGAGGGCGTTTTCCGGACCTCCCGGAAAAATTCCCGATCATTACTATATGGAAGTGGAAGCCTCTTCTTTACGCTGA
- the rlmD gene encoding 23S rRNA (uracil(1939)-C(5))-methyltransferase RlmD codes for MKPPASQSCQHYPECAGCDRLHIGYEKQLQHKQEEIEKQFGGFKGLDIRTIVKSPKDQMYRHKVQLPFGHRKIGKKSVLTLGLHNKENTFIIDQKECRIQDADLTIVAAAIRHWARTENISPYNEKNGSGLLRHIVLRKAQATQEILVGIVTNAAEIPGRKNLTNSLHSYIKQFLSKEKSKAEVVGILQNVNLRNTKVVLGDKETTWFGRHFVKEKIGNLDFQIGLSTFFQVNPFQITNLYDLVVEDLPEDSVVVDAYCGIGTISLYVASKSKRVIGLEENPNSIRSAIGAAKANGIENATFVKGKVLQSLQNTIGEKPDVVIVDPPREGLDPETKKILLNSKVNRVLYVSCNPETLRRDALELTKSFRYEKLTPVDLFPHTSHLESVSVFTR; via the coding sequence ATGAAACCCCCCGCGAGTCAATCCTGTCAACACTACCCCGAATGCGCCGGCTGCGACCGATTGCATATCGGTTATGAAAAACAACTTCAACACAAACAGGAAGAGATCGAAAAACAGTTCGGCGGTTTCAAAGGACTCGATATACGAACGATCGTAAAAAGTCCAAAGGACCAGATGTATCGTCATAAGGTTCAGTTGCCTTTCGGTCATCGCAAGATCGGAAAAAAATCCGTTCTAACGCTCGGTCTTCACAACAAAGAAAACACCTTTATCATCGATCAAAAGGAATGTAGAATTCAGGACGCGGATTTGACGATCGTAGCGGCGGCGATTCGTCACTGGGCCAGAACGGAAAACATCAGTCCATACAACGAAAAAAACGGAAGCGGTCTATTAAGACATATCGTACTTCGAAAGGCGCAAGCGACCCAGGAAATTCTCGTGGGAATCGTCACGAACGCCGCGGAAATTCCCGGAAGAAAAAATCTGACCAACAGTCTGCATTCGTATATCAAACAATTCTTATCTAAGGAGAAATCGAAAGCGGAAGTTGTGGGAATTCTCCAGAACGTAAACCTGCGGAACACAAAAGTTGTGTTAGGCGACAAGGAAACGACCTGGTTCGGAAGACATTTCGTGAAGGAGAAAATCGGGAATCTTGATTTTCAGATCGGTCTTTCCACCTTCTTTCAAGTGAATCCGTTTCAGATTACGAATCTGTATGATCTTGTCGTGGAGGATCTTCCCGAGGATTCAGTCGTCGTGGACGCGTACTGCGGAATCGGAACGATTTCCCTGTATGTCGCTTCCAAATCAAAACGGGTGATCGGTCTTGAGGAAAATCCGAATTCGATTCGTTCCGCGATCGGCGCGGCCAAGGCGAACGGAATCGAAAATGCGACCTTTGTCAAAGGAAAGGTTTTGCAGTCTCTTCAGAATACGATCGGCGAAAAGCCGGATGTGGTGATCGTGGATCCCCCGAGAGAAGGGTTGGATCCCGAGACGAAAAAGATATTATTGAATTCTAAAGTGAATCGTGTGCTGTATGTTTCTTGCAATCCCGAAACGCTTCGAAGAGACGCGCTCGAACTGACAAAGTCGTTTCGATACGAGAAACTGACGCCCGTGGATTTATTTCCTCACACGAGCCATCTCGAAAGCGTTTCCGTTTTTACGCGTTGA
- a CDS encoding TIGR04452 family lipoprotein encodes MKTLIHRSLLALLLLQVYNCLLFDTLGVTPGRIKGSEAANNIRDAAIVTDLINSTILNGRASVSILSLLADQLAGIKSDGTYVKSEVDDCVAEIKGLSGYLIGSALTIVLQSKCSLEADKVFLDSPFPEI; translated from the coding sequence TTGAAAACGCTCATTCATCGAAGTCTTCTGGCGCTTCTTCTCTTACAAGTTTATAACTGTTTACTCTTTGACACGCTCGGAGTGACTCCGGGAAGAATCAAAGGTTCCGAGGCGGCCAACAATATCCGCGACGCGGCGATCGTAACCGACCTGATCAACTCGACGATTTTAAACGGACGCGCGAGCGTTTCGATCCTGAGTCTTTTGGCGGATCAACTCGCGGGAATCAAATCGGACGGAACCTATGTGAAATCCGAAGTGGACGATTGTGTTGCGGAAATCAAAGGACTCAGCGGGTATCTGATCGGTTCGGCGCTTACGATCGTGCTTCAATCCAAATGTTCTTTGGAAGCGGATAAGGTTTTCCTCGATTCTCCGTTTCCGGAAATCTGA
- a CDS encoding metallophosphoesterase family protein, which yields MIRFLHTADVHLSQKEKEYSLSVLKEIVAAAKEEECTHILFCGDLFDRNSDIAALKEEVRTILSYFNGKIFYIPGNHEELGLAEGAYPIAADLSPLSYPQKGESYKLWIEEIGGVEAEFFGFPFNRILDYSNIQFKEKKVAYRIALLHGTETELVEYLGPSPEEADSILDSKPFQEAKFDYLALGHIHSERSITSGPMIKAYPGSPRVVSSGEFGPRTVNIVTLGKNGTPVLKKRILSSAGEYKEFSVTATLTGEVPDLSKLPASISKQDSVRIKVSGIVEDEHDVTELLKRFSETADCRKIEVKTVDLRTSSVLIDNPVAKLFYEKLMDQKSKWNGDNPPDWNEILVLGLEQIEDFAGKN from the coding sequence ATGATTCGATTTTTACACACAGCGGACGTACACCTCAGCCAAAAGGAAAAGGAATATTCCCTTTCCGTCCTCAAAGAAATCGTCGCGGCGGCAAAAGAGGAGGAATGCACGCATATCCTCTTCTGCGGAGATTTGTTCGACCGAAATTCGGACATCGCCGCACTCAAGGAAGAAGTCAGAACGATCCTATCCTACTTTAACGGAAAAATTTTTTATATCCCCGGAAACCACGAAGAACTCGGACTCGCCGAAGGAGCCTATCCGATCGCGGCGGATCTTTCTCCCCTTTCCTATCCGCAAAAGGGAGAATCCTATAAACTCTGGATCGAGGAAATCGGCGGAGTGGAGGCGGAATTTTTCGGATTTCCGTTCAATAGAATTTTAGATTATTCGAATATTCAATTTAAGGAAAAGAAGGTCGCGTATCGGATCGCGCTGCTCCACGGAACCGAAACAGAACTCGTGGAATATCTCGGACCTTCCCCCGAAGAGGCGGATTCGATCCTCGACTCCAAACCGTTCCAGGAAGCCAAATTCGACTATCTAGCGTTAGGTCACATTCATTCCGAACGTTCGATCACATCCGGTCCGATGATAAAAGCCTATCCGGGTTCGCCTCGGGTCGTTTCCTCCGGAGAATTCGGTCCGCGTACGGTCAACATCGTAACGCTCGGAAAAAACGGAACTCCTGTTCTCAAAAAAAGAATTCTTTCTTCCGCGGGAGAATACAAAGAATTCTCCGTAACTGCAACCCTAACGGGAGAAGTTCCCGATCTCTCAAAACTTCCCGCGTCGATCTCCAAACAGGATTCGGTTCGAATCAAAGTTTCGGGGATCGTGGAAGACGAACACGACGTCACGGAACTTCTCAAACGATTTTCCGAAACCGCGGACTGCAGAAAAATAGAAGTCAAAACCGTCGACCTAAGAACTTCGAGCGTTTTGATCGACAACCCGGTCGCTAAACTATTTTATGAAAAGCTAATGGATCAAAAATCCAAATGGAACGGAGACAATCCTCCCGATTGGAACGAAATCTTAGTCTTGGGTTTGGAACAAATCGAAGACTTCGCGGGGAAGAATTGA
- a CDS encoding J domain-containing protein — translation MQTRSFDQIRSSLEDIIFEIQSGCTNCEWYIPVEKIITALNIRKEDYYRIFYDLRNDVHFSSRAAAGFNETHADSLIQLLSKILKIEGIGEEFAKNGIYFDDNYLAELQINLKETIQSRLERHELDRELLLLLSSATLDFDDAFDSYFDDKFNFERIVENGISDFIELKSIQNDYGADVFLKNHIFSILNTKVFHLREITREYRDRAYYDLFGTFRKKPKKKKPVSVFQEMDPETQRHLDVLGFDGPCTLEELKKRFKELIKKYHPDVNKDGLEMTQRIIASYNYLILRMG, via the coding sequence ATGCAGACTCGAAGTTTTGATCAGATCCGATCCTCGTTAGAGGATATTATTTTCGAGATTCAATCGGGATGTACGAATTGCGAATGGTATATTCCCGTGGAAAAGATCATAACCGCTTTGAACATCCGCAAAGAAGACTATTACAGAATTTTCTACGATCTCCGTAACGACGTTCATTTTTCGTCGCGGGCCGCGGCGGGATTCAACGAAACGCACGCGGATTCCCTCATTCAGCTTTTATCCAAGATTCTCAAGATAGAAGGAATCGGAGAGGAATTTGCAAAAAACGGAATATACTTCGACGATAATTATCTCGCCGAACTTCAGATCAATCTGAAGGAAACGATTCAATCGCGTTTGGAAAGACACGAACTCGATCGGGAGCTTCTTCTTCTTTTGTCGTCCGCGACGCTGGACTTCGACGACGCGTTCGATTCGTACTTCGACGATAAGTTCAATTTCGAGCGGATCGTGGAAAACGGAATTTCCGATTTTATCGAACTGAAATCGATCCAAAACGATTACGGTGCGGACGTCTTTTTAAAGAATCATATCTTTTCGATTTTGAATACGAAGGTCTTTCATCTCCGCGAGATCACGAGAGAATATCGGGACCGCGCCTATTACGATCTTTTCGGAACCTTCCGTAAAAAACCGAAAAAGAAAAAACCTGTTTCTGTTTTTCAAGAAATGGACCCGGAAACGCAGAGACATTTGGACGTTCTCGGATTCGACGGTCCTTGTACATTAGAAGAACTTAAAAAACGATTCAAAGAATTGATCAAGAAATATCACCCCGACGTGAACAAGGACGGGTTGGAAATGACGCAAAGGATCATCGCTTCGTACAATTATCTGATCCTAAGGATGGGTTAG
- a CDS encoding ankyrin repeat domain-containing protein has translation MAEHDRSAAGSGFTKGQPASFWKRLVFFGAIKSGNVSKVQNVLEKGFDPNANLYHGVTPLSLAVKYERFEIVRTLLRFSADPDLADENTGLTPLLHCIIEDSPLEMMSVLIRGNADLNRKDGNGMSPLHHCVNEGKLEPFRLLLESGADPNVQDFDGVTCMNLAKSSHGMSEFAELLLKHGADPMIKDKHGKIYLM, from the coding sequence ATGGCGGAACACGATCGTTCGGCGGCAGGTTCCGGTTTTACCAAGGGGCAACCTGCTTCTTTTTGGAAACGACTCGTATTTTTCGGAGCGATCAAAAGCGGAAACGTCTCTAAAGTTCAAAATGTCTTGGAGAAAGGGTTTGATCCGAATGCGAATCTGTATCACGGCGTAACACCCTTATCGCTCGCTGTCAAATACGAACGTTTTGAAATCGTTCGAACCCTTTTACGATTTTCCGCCGATCCCGATCTCGCCGACGAGAACACGGGCTTGACGCCGCTTTTACATTGTATCATTGAAGATTCTCCCTTGGAAATGATGAGCGTTTTGATCCGAGGAAACGCAGACCTGAATCGAAAGGACGGAAACGGAATGAGCCCGTTGCATCACTGCGTAAACGAGGGAAAGTTGGAGCCGTTTCGTTTGCTTTTGGAAAGCGGAGCCGATCCGAACGTGCAGGATTTCGACGGAGTCACTTGTATGAATCTCGCGAAATCGTCCCACGGTATGTCCGAGTTTGCCGAACTCCTTTTAAAACACGGAGCCGATCCGATGATCAAGGACAAACACGGAAAAATCTATCTGATGTGA
- a CDS encoding ATP-binding protein, translated as MISALQLLKFGKFEKAEFELSDSVTIFHGKNESGKTTIFDALRLAIGSKFLTASQEPKKSILSRYGEKSLDGYKVLGEVPELSKDAAPQYVHCVSLREGELEFAFHNDKIIKPDFLRSKLLNNGVNLEGISSSLNKIHSPKKGSAPANAFDKLKEEIAKLKSGKIELVTNIETLHARNKTKVAQEERHNRDRSKELEIRKQLETIEKNSGLDAKIQKKIRLLETLSEILRLKTAQETLNKNLLFSKDESSGFESFQKEIETSEKNLSASTTLLQDKQSAIDSKKREIESLRNQLDVSQKMKQKAEEWNEKIDKVLREEGFTEEVRTTESNPTHRLLGMILTGLGCFGWLGVIGSLVFANPGGFEILSASLIATGLGALGIYFLTRKKEIVSVRYDSEKEKDFVLKISGQWNLTFPEYSIPLIEKIENLRQFFAKQIQNNEVKNDRIESLEKEIRTFSGESDKIRDTIRLETEKIQNLTSKRNSWLNDRRASTIQEYHKRIAEFQAQTKSFSEGLKKILTDHGASTLEDLEIRCKTAISAMEEIPTQLPNDPERHLRETKKKELEKELQGLNAELQKLNTAIQVEDALIQDSLPEKEKALIETIQSIAEKEIEFSRMESKRRSAKIAQDIVEEISKDQSMQFAFVASEIGKEINRMLPKREVSFEAIDKKESIKMKDQAGNLRSIDHLSGGTVATFYLIFKLFLARKTVPKNGILLLDEPFVHLDPGRIESALEYLKQFQKETDYQICFFTKQTELADIIAKSFPKSKKIALS; from the coding sequence ATGATATCCGCTCTTCAACTGCTAAAATTCGGCAAATTCGAAAAGGCAGAATTCGAACTTTCGGATTCCGTCACGATCTTTCACGGAAAAAACGAATCCGGAAAAACGACGATCTTCGACGCGTTGCGACTCGCGATCGGAAGCAAATTTCTTACCGCGAGCCAGGAACCGAAAAAGAGCATTCTTTCCCGATACGGGGAAAAAAGCTTGGACGGTTACAAGGTTTTAGGAGAAGTTCCCGAACTTTCCAAAGACGCCGCGCCGCAATACGTTCACTGCGTTTCCCTCCGAGAGGGAGAATTGGAATTCGCGTTCCACAACGACAAGATCATCAAACCCGACTTTCTCCGCAGCAAACTGCTGAACAACGGAGTCAACCTCGAAGGAATTTCGAGTTCGCTTAACAAAATTCATTCGCCCAAAAAGGGAAGCGCTCCCGCCAACGCGTTCGACAAACTCAAAGAGGAGATCGCAAAACTCAAAAGCGGAAAAATCGAACTCGTCACAAACATCGAAACGCTTCACGCAAGAAACAAAACGAAAGTCGCGCAGGAGGAACGACACAACCGGGATCGATCCAAGGAACTCGAAATCCGTAAACAGCTCGAAACGATCGAAAAAAACTCGGGGTTAGACGCGAAGATCCAAAAGAAAATCCGACTCCTGGAAACTCTTTCCGAAATTCTTCGATTGAAAACCGCCCAGGAAACGTTGAATAAAAATCTTTTGTTTTCCAAAGACGAATCCTCCGGTTTTGAAAGTTTTCAAAAGGAAATCGAGACTTCGGAAAAAAACCTTTCCGCTTCGACAACTCTGCTCCAAGACAAACAAAGTGCGATCGATTCCAAAAAGAGGGAAATCGAATCCCTTCGAAACCAACTCGACGTTTCTCAAAAGATGAAACAGAAAGCTGAGGAATGGAACGAAAAAATCGACAAAGTTCTCCGCGAAGAAGGATTTACCGAAGAGGTTCGCACCACCGAATCGAATCCCACTCATAGACTTTTAGGAATGATTTTGACGGGACTCGGTTGTTTCGGCTGGTTAGGAGTCATCGGTTCTCTCGTTTTCGCAAACCCGGGGGGCTTCGAAATTCTTTCCGCTTCCTTGATTGCAACAGGTCTTGGAGCGCTCGGAATCTACTTTCTCACCCGAAAAAAGGAAATCGTATCCGTCCGATACGATTCCGAAAAGGAAAAGGATTTCGTATTAAAAATTTCCGGTCAATGGAACTTAACATTTCCCGAATATTCAATTCCTTTGATAGAAAAAATCGAAAACCTCAGGCAATTCTTCGCAAAACAAATCCAAAACAACGAAGTAAAAAACGATCGGATCGAATCTTTGGAAAAGGAAATCCGGACATTCAGCGGAGAAAGCGATAAGATACGCGACACGATTCGTCTGGAAACCGAAAAGATCCAAAACCTCACCTCCAAACGGAATTCTTGGCTGAACGATCGAAGGGCTTCCACGATTCAGGAATACCACAAACGCATCGCCGAATTTCAGGCGCAGACCAAAAGTTTTTCCGAGGGTCTCAAAAAGATTCTCACCGATCACGGAGCTTCAACATTGGAGGATCTTGAAATCCGCTGTAAAACGGCTATTTCAGCGATGGAGGAAATTCCGACTCAGCTTCCAAACGACCCGGAACGACATCTTCGCGAAACGAAAAAAAAGGAACTCGAAAAAGAACTGCAGGGTTTAAACGCGGAATTACAAAAATTGAATACTGCCATCCAAGTGGAGGACGCGCTCATTCAGGATTCTTTACCGGAAAAGGAAAAGGCTCTGATCGAAACGATCCAATCGATCGCAGAAAAGGAAATCGAATTCTCCCGAATGGAATCCAAACGCAGATCCGCTAAGATCGCGCAGGACATCGTGGAGGAAATCTCCAAAGATCAATCGATGCAGTTCGCGTTCGTTGCCTCCGAGATCGGAAAGGAAATCAATCGAATGCTTCCGAAACGGGAAGTCTCTTTCGAAGCGATCGATAAAAAAGAATCGATCAAGATGAAGGATCAGGCAGGCAATCTGCGATCCATCGACCATCTTTCGGGGGGAACGGTCGCAACGTTCTATCTGATTTTTAAATTATTCTTAGCGCGCAAGACGGTTCCAAAAAACGGAATCTTATTGCTCGACGAACCCTTCGTTCATCTCGATCCGGGAAGAATCGAATCCGCACTGGAATATCTGAAACAATTTCAAAAAGAGACCGACTATCAGATCTGCTTCTTCACAAAACAAACGGAGTTGGCGGATATCATCGCAAAGTCGTTTCCGAAATCGAAGAAGATTGCTTTATCATGA
- a CDS encoding helix-turn-helix domain-containing protein, producing MKIRFAKPNSVLAGLVSCYWGWESDTTPPGETEFPTIFASVENELHISYGDPIRFSSWKNGKEEWILSHGHIVGNHLSNFKIAPTGRVGFFNVRLFPGAFSSLFRIPAKEADSHLSDLEIPGTSEYSDFIKRIRDTRTFEDRVRISDGYFSKLLNTHGSPDALVDEAVLRIFHTKGRIKISELSKHLGAVRKTLERKFQERIGYNPKEFARVVRFQNAAWMRSEDRTLSDLALDAGYYDQAHFTKEFVAFSGYSPLIWYGLKNRALSLFYNTRPRLFR from the coding sequence ATGAAAATCCGTTTTGCTAAACCGAACTCTGTGCTCGCGGGACTTGTTTCCTGTTACTGGGGTTGGGAATCCGATACGACGCCGCCGGGCGAAACGGAATTTCCGACGATCTTTGCGTCGGTCGAAAACGAACTTCATATATCGTACGGAGATCCGATTCGATTCAGTTCCTGGAAAAACGGAAAGGAAGAATGGATTTTATCACACGGACATATCGTAGGGAATCATCTTTCCAATTTTAAGATCGCTCCGACGGGAAGAGTAGGATTTTTTAATGTTCGATTGTTTCCGGGAGCGTTTTCGTCCTTGTTTCGGATTCCCGCAAAGGAAGCGGACAGTCACCTTTCCGATTTGGAGATTCCGGGGACTTCCGAATATTCCGATTTTATAAAACGAATTCGAGACACACGAACCTTCGAGGACCGAGTTCGTATATCCGACGGTTATTTTAGTAAATTATTAAATACTCATGGTTCTCCGGACGCTTTGGTCGATGAGGCCGTTCTCCGGATTTTCCATACTAAAGGAAGAATCAAAATTTCCGAACTTTCCAAACATTTAGGCGCGGTCAGAAAAACCTTGGAACGAAAATTCCAGGAAAGAATCGGTTACAATCCGAAGGAATTTGCGAGAGTCGTCCGTTTCCAAAACGCCGCTTGGATGCGATCGGAAGACCGAACTTTGAGCGATCTTGCGTTGGACGCCGGATATTACGACCAAGCCCATTTTACGAAGGAATTCGTCGCGTTTTCCGGTTATTCTCCGTTGATTTGGTACGGATTGAAAAACCGGGCTTTGTCCCTTTTTTACAATACAAGACCCCGTCTTTTCCGGTAG
- a CDS encoding CBS domain-containing protein: MFFWVTRGVSETYVPPVRPEIVHPLHSIAPSPAVSKIKAESETEVPPRSSNVGEGISSEYKAVSSLGKVRSNKGESLSSLTARDLMSSPVVFFLEQDPIARAEEIFIEKRFRHVPVLDDSNTLCGILSDRDWMRWKLGHSDESELGKTIGQMMKTRVLSVQIHAGIGEISKVLFEERIGCLPVVNESIHVIGMITRSDVLRAILRVNEREFLA; this comes from the coding sequence TTGTTTTTCTGGGTGACAAGAGGAGTTTCGGAAACCTATGTTCCACCGGTTCGACCGGAGATCGTTCATCCTCTTCATTCGATCGCGCCTTCTCCCGCCGTTTCGAAAATCAAGGCCGAATCGGAAACGGAAGTTCCGCCTCGATCCTCTAACGTGGGGGAAGGGATCAGCTCCGAATACAAGGCCGTTTCTTCTTTGGGAAAAGTCCGCTCCAACAAAGGAGAATCCCTTTCTTCGCTTACCGCGCGGGATTTGATGAGTTCTCCCGTGGTATTTTTTCTCGAACAAGATCCGATCGCAAGAGCGGAGGAAATCTTTATCGAAAAACGGTTTCGTCATGTTCCCGTTCTCGATGATTCCAACACGTTATGCGGCATTCTTTCCGATCGCGATTGGATGCGTTGGAAACTCGGTCATTCCGACGAATCGGAACTCGGTAAAACGATCGGACAAATGATGAAGACCCGGGTTTTATCGGTTCAGATTCACGCCGGTATCGGGGAAATTTCAAAAGTTCTTTTCGAAGAAAGAATCGGATGTCTTCCCGTAGTCAACGAATCGATTCACGTCATCGGAATGATTACGCGTAGCGACGTTCTGAGAGCGATCTTACGAGTAAACGAAAGGGAATTTCTCGCTTGA